A part of Denitratisoma oestradiolicum genomic DNA contains:
- a CDS encoding NRDE family protein, producing MCLILVAWHAHPDFPLVVAANRDEFHDRPSAPADYWPGHPDLLAGRDLRGGGTWLGITRGGRFAALTNFRGSEHLKPDGPSRGGLVTGFLTDSRTPDVYLDAVTPEASCYSGFNLLVSDGKTLGWLGNVGMHRRLLPPGIYGLSNALLDTPWPKVEQSKSALAAALHALPDCHPLFDLLRDDRTYSEEQLPRTGVDIAFEQLLSAAFVRSPVYGTRNSTVLIEDIRGKRLFLEQTWSPDGEPTKWRQFELSPIH from the coding sequence ATGTGCCTGATCCTGGTGGCCTGGCATGCCCATCCGGATTTCCCTCTGGTGGTGGCGGCCAACCGGGATGAATTCCATGACCGGCCTTCCGCACCTGCGGACTACTGGCCGGGTCATCCGGACCTGCTGGCCGGCCGGGATCTACGGGGTGGTGGAACCTGGCTGGGCATCACCCGTGGAGGGCGTTTCGCGGCCCTGACCAACTTTCGCGGCAGCGAACACCTCAAGCCCGACGGGCCTTCCCGGGGTGGTCTGGTGACGGGGTTTCTCACCGACAGCCGGACACCGGACGTTTATCTGGACGCCGTCACCCCCGAGGCCTCCTGCTACAGCGGCTTCAATTTACTGGTGAGCGACGGTAAAACCCTGGGTTGGCTGGGCAATGTGGGCATGCACCGGCGCCTCTTGCCACCCGGCATCTATGGGCTCTCCAATGCCTTGCTGGATACCCCCTGGCCTAAGGTGGAGCAGTCCAAATCGGCCCTGGCTGCGGCGCTCCACGCCTTGCCCGACTGCCATCCCCTGTTCGACCTGTTGCGGGACGACCGGACCTATTCCGAAGAACAACTACCCCGCACCGGGGTGGATATCGCCTTCGAGCAATTGCTCTCGGCAGCCTTTGTCCGCAGCCCCGTCTACGGCACTCGCAACTCCACCGTGCTGATCGAGGATATTCGGGGAAAACGTCTGTTCCTGGAGCAAACCTGGTCTCCAGATGGGGAACCTACGAAATGGAGGCAGTTCGAACTGTCACCCATTCACTGA